One Cupriavidus oxalaticus genomic region harbors:
- the ybaL gene encoding YbaL family putative K(+) efflux transporter codes for MDHNLPLITTLAAGFGIALILGFLAERIQIPALVGYLVSGIIIGPGTPGFVADVHLASQLSEVGVMLLMFGVGLHFSLTDLLAVKRIAIPGAVVQMAIATVLGMLIAWTWDWHWGSGLIFGLSLSCASTVVLLKALESRGVLETMNGRIAVGWLVVEDLATVLVLVLLPPLAGLLGGSNSAPAQASEAIGVTILQTLLQVVAFIALMLIAGRRVLPWLLWQVAKTGSRELFTLSVVAAAIGIAFGAAELFSVSFALGAFFAGMVMRESQFSHRAAEESLPLRDAFSVLFFVSVGMLFKPGILLEQPLHVLAVVAVIILGKSAAAFALVLAFRYPLNTALTVSASLAQIGEFSFILAGLGLSLNLLPAEGMSLVLAGALISIALNPLLFAAVEPVRKWILARSSMARRLEQRGDPYAELPTSTERKYLQGQVVLVGYGRVGRRIASAMQERGVPFVIADENRELVESLRKSGHAAVSGNAADPAVLIQAHIANAAMLVVAVPEPLYVRQMVETARTLNPEIEIVLRTHSEDESALLRKEKLGTVFYGEEELAKGMSVHVLGRFVPQSGGGH; via the coding sequence ATGGACCACAACCTGCCTCTCATCACCACCCTTGCCGCAGGCTTTGGCATTGCGCTCATCCTTGGATTCCTCGCCGAGCGCATCCAGATACCGGCACTGGTTGGCTACCTGGTGTCAGGCATCATCATCGGTCCTGGCACGCCGGGATTTGTCGCCGACGTCCACCTCGCCTCACAGCTTTCCGAAGTCGGCGTCATGCTGCTGATGTTTGGCGTCGGCCTGCATTTCTCCTTGACAGACCTGCTGGCAGTCAAGCGAATCGCGATACCGGGTGCCGTGGTTCAGATGGCGATTGCCACCGTGCTGGGCATGCTGATCGCATGGACCTGGGATTGGCATTGGGGGAGCGGGCTGATATTCGGCCTGTCATTGTCGTGTGCCAGCACTGTTGTGCTGCTGAAGGCACTGGAGAGCCGTGGTGTGCTGGAGACCATGAACGGCCGCATCGCCGTCGGCTGGCTGGTGGTCGAGGACCTGGCCACGGTATTGGTGCTGGTGCTGCTGCCCCCGCTGGCAGGGCTGCTGGGCGGCTCCAACAGTGCGCCGGCACAGGCCTCGGAGGCCATCGGCGTCACGATTCTTCAGACGCTGCTGCAGGTGGTCGCCTTCATCGCGTTGATGCTGATCGCCGGCCGGCGGGTATTGCCGTGGTTGCTTTGGCAGGTGGCCAAGACCGGCTCGCGCGAATTATTCACGCTTTCCGTCGTGGCGGCTGCCATTGGCATCGCGTTCGGCGCAGCCGAACTCTTCAGTGTGTCGTTCGCGTTGGGCGCTTTCTTTGCGGGCATGGTCATGCGCGAGTCACAGTTCAGCCACCGGGCGGCGGAAGAGTCCTTGCCGCTGCGCGATGCGTTCTCGGTGCTGTTCTTCGTGTCGGTTGGCATGCTGTTCAAGCCTGGCATCCTGCTGGAACAGCCGCTGCATGTCCTGGCAGTGGTCGCCGTCATCATTCTCGGCAAGTCGGCCGCCGCCTTTGCCCTTGTGCTGGCGTTTCGCTACCCGCTCAACACGGCTTTGACCGTTTCGGCCAGCCTTGCGCAGATCGGCGAGTTCTCGTTCATCCTGGCCGGCCTCGGCTTGTCACTCAACCTGCTGCCGGCGGAAGGGATGAGTCTCGTCCTGGCGGGAGCACTGATCTCCATTGCCCTGAACCCGTTACTGTTCGCGGCCGTGGAACCGGTCCGGAAATGGATCCTGGCGCGCTCGTCCATGGCACGACGCCTGGAGCAGCGTGGGGACCCCTACGCCGAGTTGCCGACGAGCACGGAACGAAAGTACCTTCAGGGCCAGGTGGTGCTGGTCGGTTATGGACGAGTCGGGAGGCGGATTGCCAGCGCCATGCAAGAGCGTGGCGTCCCCTTCGTGATTGCCGATGAGAACCGGGAGCTGGTGGAAAGCTTGCGGAAGTCGGGTCATGCAGCCGTATCCGGCAATGCCGCAGACCCGGCTGTCCTGATCCAGGCGCATATCGCAAACGCGGCAATGCTCGTGGTCGCGGTGCCTGAGCCTCTTTACGTCCGGCAGATGGTCGAGACCGCCCGGACGCTGAATCCAGAGATCGAGATTGTCCTCCGCACGCACAGCGAGGACGAGTCGGCGCTTCTTCGCAAGGAAAAATTGGGCACGGTCTTCTATGGCGAGGAGGAGCTGGCGAAGGGTATGTCCGTTCACGTGCTGGGGCGATTCGTTCCTCAAAGTGGCGGCGGGCACTGA
- a CDS encoding CitMHS family transporter encodes MLTLLAYSMVIVFMALIMTKRLSAMVALILVPIAFGAVGGFGPELGPMMLEGVKKLAPTGVMLMFAILYFGLMIDAGLFDPVVRVILKLVGGDPVKIVVGTFVLAALVSLDGDGSTTYMITCAAMLPLYKRLGISRLVLACVIMMAGGLMNILPWGGPTARAASALGVDVGALFVPMILPMIVTGMWGVFVAFVLGRRERNRLGTLALMSTGLPGHAGPCSHHAGDTGPEVAAGDPQIARPRLLWFNFLLTIGLMVMLILGTLPLPALFIVACAIALMVNYPTLEEQKERIGAHAANVVPVVSLIFAAGVFVGILSGTKMVDAIAHSVISAVPDWMGPYMALVTGVLSVPFTFFISNDAFYFGILPILAKAAAVYGIGAAEIGRASLIGQQVHLLSPLVASTYLLVGLAEVEFGDHQRYTLLWALSAAVVMLVATVAFGVIPVVGNTG; translated from the coding sequence ATGTTGACCCTGCTCGCCTACTCCATGGTGATCGTGTTCATGGCACTGATCATGACCAAGCGGCTGTCTGCCATGGTGGCATTGATCCTTGTGCCGATTGCCTTCGGCGCGGTTGGCGGCTTCGGCCCGGAACTCGGGCCGATGATGCTCGAGGGCGTCAAGAAGCTGGCCCCGACCGGCGTGATGCTGATGTTCGCCATCCTGTACTTCGGCCTGATGATCGACGCTGGCCTGTTCGACCCGGTGGTGCGCGTCATCCTGAAGCTCGTCGGCGGCGACCCGGTCAAGATCGTGGTCGGCACCTTCGTGCTGGCGGCGCTGGTATCGCTGGACGGCGACGGCTCGACGACCTACATGATCACCTGCGCCGCCATGCTGCCGCTCTACAAGCGTCTCGGCATCAGCCGGCTGGTGCTGGCCTGCGTGATCATGATGGCGGGCGGGCTGATGAACATCCTGCCCTGGGGCGGACCGACCGCGCGCGCGGCCAGCGCGCTGGGCGTGGATGTGGGGGCGCTGTTCGTGCCGATGATCCTGCCGATGATCGTCACCGGCATGTGGGGCGTGTTCGTGGCCTTCGTGCTGGGCCGCCGCGAGCGCAACCGGCTTGGCACCCTGGCCCTGATGAGCACCGGGCTGCCGGGCCATGCCGGTCCGTGTTCGCACCACGCCGGTGACACCGGGCCGGAGGTTGCTGCCGGCGACCCGCAGATCGCCAGGCCCAGGCTGCTGTGGTTCAACTTCCTGCTGACCATCGGCCTGATGGTCATGCTGATCCTCGGCACCCTGCCGCTGCCTGCCCTGTTCATCGTGGCCTGCGCGATCGCGCTGATGGTCAACTACCCGACGCTGGAGGAGCAGAAGGAACGCATCGGCGCCCACGCCGCCAACGTCGTGCCGGTGGTATCGCTGATCTTCGCCGCCGGCGTCTTCGTCGGCATCCTGTCCGGCACCAAGATGGTCGACGCCATCGCCCACAGCGTGATCAGCGCCGTGCCTGACTGGATGGGTCCCTACATGGCCCTGGTGACCGGCGTGCTGAGCGTCCCGTTCACGTTCTTCATTTCGAACGACGCGTTCTACTTTGGCATCCTGCCGATCCTGGCCAAGGCCGCCGCGGTCTATGGCATTGGCGCCGCCGAGATCGGGCGCGCTTCGCTGATCGGGCAACAGGTCCACCTGCTGAGCCCGCTGGTCGCGTCAACCTACCTGCTGGTCGGACTGGCGGAGGTCGAATTCGGCGACCATCAGCGCTACACCTTGCTGTGGGCGCTGTCGGCGGCGGTGGTCATGCTGGTGGCTACCGTTGCCTTCGGGGTGATCCCGGTAGTGGGCAATACGGGCTGA